The window TGCCGGAGATCATGAATATTCCCGGCTGCATGGCGTGGTAGGCAGCCAGTGCCGTCATGCCCTTGTTCATCACGTCTGTCTGTTCAGCCGTCATGTGCTGCATGTCGCGTATGCCAGCCGCCATTCCGACGACTCCTGCCGGGGTGCTGTGCAGCACGCCGTTCTTGATCAGAATATCTCCTCCCGCGGCGGTGATGGTTTTCACCATTGTCTTTTCATACTGTTCCCGCATGGGGGGGATGCTGGTGTCGGCTGTGCCGTAGAGATGACAGAGGGAGAGGTCTACGCCTTCAGCAGGCTGAATTGCATGAACAAGGCGTTTGCGATCAATGCCCAGTGACTGCGTAAGTTCCAGCGTCTTGCGAAGGATGGTGGCATCGCCCGTGAGCAGCGCTGCCTGAGCGCTGACGGAACCGGCGTGGTCAATGGCTACGTCCGGTCCTTCCTGCATGAGCAGGCCCTGCATGGGAAGCGGCAGGGAATCCTGCAGGAAGCTCCAGCCCCCGTAGCGGCGCACTTCCTGCGCTATGGTGGCGGCAGCTTTGCGGGCACTTTCCGTGGCAATGGCAATGTCGCCCCGCCCGGCAGGGGTTGCCGGTTCAATGCCGACATAGGGGGCGACACTCACGCCGGAGAAGGCCACGCCGAGTGTACCGACCTGCTGGATGATGGAACCGGAGACAATGCGGCGGGCCGCTGCCGTGGGGTCCGTCCAGTTGAGAACAGGGCGGTCAGGCGACCCGTAGTAGAGATAGGCGTAGCGTCTGCTGGTGCCGTCCAGTCCCCGCACCTTGCCCGTGGCGGCCCAACCGTAGGGGATAAAAGGTATATCCAGAGTTTCGCGCAAGCGTACAGGAGGCAGAATGCGTTGTTCGCGGAGCGCCTTGAGTCCTTCGGCCGAAATCGGTTCCGCCTGCCATTGTTCAGGTACTTCGGGCAGCAGAGGCCAGCTTTCGGCGGGTAACTCGATCATGCTGTATATGCCCAGATACTCGGGCTTGGCGCGGGCGGAAAGAAAGAAGTCCGCTCCCATGCCGGTGGCGGCGGGCAGCAACGTGTCGCCCATGACGGCTCCGGCCATGTTGGCGGCGCGGGTCAGGCGGCGGTATTCATCCTGTGTGCCTGCGTACTTGCTGAATTCATACTGCACCGTGTCCGCACCGAGAAATTGTGTGCCGGAGATGTCGTATCCCCATATGCCGCCAGATTCGCGCAGGGGTGAAAGCAGCAGGCCGCGTATGCCCAGCTTCTGGGTTTGCCGCCAGAACTCCGGGTGCAACAGGGCCTTGAACAGGGATTCGTTGTCCGCAGTGAGGACTGAGGCCGGATGCAGCGACAGCCACACCGGAGCTTCCTTGATCAGAGTCTCCGGCCTTGGGGCGACGTAGGGTGAAAGCCACTGGATATTCGTGTTGGAGACGATGCGGGAAAGATCCTGCGAAGAGCGCAGCATGGCCTGCTTTTCGAGCCATTGCACATAGCCGGGGTCGGCCCGCAGCTCTGTTGGAGTGGGGGCCTTGGGCAGATTCTTGGTGCTTCGCTTGGCGTTGCAGCCTGTCAGGGCAATGGCAATGCACAGGGCGATAACTATATAATGCAGCCGGATGGCGTGCCGCATGTATGGTCCTCCATATCTTTCGTACGATCAATCTAGCAGGGTTCTATACTGCATGTTGCTTTGCATGAAAAGAAATGAGGTTGCCGTGAACCGGAAAAAGGACGGGACGCTCAAGGCAGATGTGCTCCTGTACGGCATTGACCCGAGCGCTGTGTCAGGATATTGGCAGCAGAAACAAGATAATAACCACGCCTGTGTCGTTGACCGAGCGGGCGATACGCAGCCGGAGTAACTATGTCCAAGTTTTCCACGGAATCGTTCATCAAGGAAAAGGTTGAAGTCGAAGACGCCAATAGGAATCTGGTGTTCGGCAAGTCCAAAAAACTGGACAGCTTCGACCCTGCCACAGGGCGCATCATCTTCATCGGCATGCCCGGAAGCGGGCGTCTCGAACTGGCACAGCGCGTTGCCGAGAGACTGAACATGCGGGTCGTCGCGCCCGAGGTCGTCGACTCCGTCGAAGCGTTGGACGCCGCCTGCGCCGATACGGGGATCATTTTCATCCTGCCCTGCGAGGCCTTGCGCGATGAGGCTATCCGCGCTGCCGTGCGCGAAAAGGGCAAGGTGTTCTACCTCATGGCAGAAGTGCTGCGCATGGCGTACCGCCTGAACCAGACCTCCATCCCCGAGCAGGAAGCCATCTCCGCATTGTTTGTGGAAATGGAGCCCCTGTGCATGATGACCCTGCACTACATTCTTCAGGCATGGAAGGAGCCTGAGGAAATTGTGGACAACGTGCTGGAAATGCTGGCGCTTCCCTGCTAGTCCACTAACGGAATTACCGTAAAAAGCCCTCCTTTCGGAGGGCTTTTTTTATGCGTATTGGTGCAGGTAGTTCGCGAACAGGCGCTGGCTGATCCGGCTGAAGGTATCAAAGTCCGCCGTCAGTTCCAGTCCGGGGATGAACGCCTTGACCACGGGGAATTGCAGATCCTTGCGCTGTAGCTCCACATAGACTGGGCGCCTGTTGTTGGCGATGAGGGTGCGTTCCATGAGCTGCAGATTGCGGATGGGGTCTTCCATGCTGAAGTCCGGCAGTTCATCGTGTCTGCGTATGGGCAGGTCTCTGAGCGGCGGAGCCGACTGCGGTCCCTGCGGATAGGGGTAAGGCGTTTCGGTGAGAGCGGAAATAACGGCGCGCTGGCCGTTGAGTCCTGCGCCCGTGCCGCGGATGACTTCGCCCTTGCGGGTCATGACAAAAGCCTTGTAGCAGGGAATGCCGAACTCCGTGGTGATGTCCTGTAACATTACGTGCACGCCGCGGGCTTCATAATCCGCCAGCAGCATCTTCACTTTTTCGTCTTCGCTGACAAGACGGAAGCAGTCTGCCTTGATGAAGGGTTTGGTGGCTTCCGCATCGCGTTCGATGATTTCAGTCAGTGCGGCCACCTTGGCTTCTTCAATGATGTTGCCCGAAGCAAGACCGGTGGAACCCTGAGCCGAGAAGAGGGCAATCTCGTCCAGATTGCAGAACATGTAGACCATCTGCACGGGCACCATGATGGGCTCCGGTCCATGTGCTCCAGGAGTGTGCCCCTGCATCCAGTGCAGAGGTTCGTCTTGATAGGGCACTTCCAGCGGGACGCTGTTGGGGTCCATGGCGGTAACGCCTTTGGCCGTGAGCTCTGAAAGGCGGGCAACCATGATGGGATGGTTCCTGGCCGTTTCGAGAACGGAAGAAGGGCCGATGGAAGCGAAGGATGAGCCGCGTTCCACCATCTCCATGGAGTAGCCTGCGCGGGTGTCGGCAAGAGAGAGTCCTCGGCCGTATGAAGTGGCGATTCCCTGCAGGGTCAGATTGTGCCTGCCGCATTCCACAGCAATATCAAGGTGCCAGCGGCGCAGGAGCGCGATGGGCGAGAGTGAGGCGATGTGGCGCATTTCCACGTCTGCGACAAAGCCGTACTCCACAAGGCGTTCCAGCGCGAGCATGGCGGTCTGTTCAGGAGCGGGGCGCTGCCAGGGCGCTCCGTAGGATTCCGCTGCAAGCTTTTCCCGCATTTCCGCCACGGAAACGGTCTTGGGCTGCTCCTCTTTATTGAAGAGCATGGGCAGATCAAAGTCGTCCATGTCTTCAGGCAGGGGGAGTATCCGGTGGTCCTGCATATTGGACTTGAATTTGGCGCTCCAGAGTTTGTGAGCCTCGCGATCATCCTGCATCCACCATTTCAGGTAGATGAGCGGGGTGTGATTGCGCAGTTCCGCCAGTGCGTTTTCGGGGAACCGGTTCAGAAGGCTGCCGTGAGCGGGGTGAAGAAGGCACGACTCCAGCAGCAATGCCGCCAGAACCGGACGAACGATGCTGCCGTCCTCCAGAGCGATGTCTAGCAGTTTTTCAATGCGTGCCGTGTCGAATTCCTTGGTCTGCTCAAGCAGGTATTTATGCATGAACTCGTCATAGGGATGCGCTTCCTGATAGGCCAGTGCATCGTCAAAGGAAATTGGATCTGACGGGTTGCAGGCAACGTAGCCGACGGTTCCTTTGGTGTCGGTGAGAGTAAATGAATAACGCATGATCTGGCTGTTCGGCATGAGCTCTCCGTGGCGGTTGAAAGTGATCTTGGGACCCTATAGCCCAGTCTGGCGGGTGATTCAATCTTGGGAATGGTATGTGAATGTTTACAGCGGAGTCGACGCCTCATCGCCTGCCGTATGCGTCGAAGCGAAAGGGGGATAGGTGGAGGGGGGATAGAAATAATCAACCTCCGGCATCGCGCGCAGAGTTAGCTGTGCGTAACGCCGGAGGTATCCGGGGGCGTGGGAGGAAGTGTAGCTATGGTGTTTAGAACGTTATCTTGACCGGCTGTGTAGAGGCTTCCGCATTGCGCTTCATGGCGGTGAAAGCCGTTGAAAATTTCTCTATGATCTTTCTGGTGAGGTTGGTCGGGGTCGTATACGTGCGCTTGCTTTCATAGATACAACCGTCGTTGCTGGTAATGACAAGCTGGAAATTTACCTGACCTTGGTCTGTAAAGGCAGCCTGCTTGGGGTAGCAGTTCAGGTACAACGTGCTCGACTTGAACATCTTGTGATATGATTTTAGATAGGTGTGTATGGTTTCAATATCCGATTCGGAAAGCGAATTGTCCGATTTGTCCTCCGGATAAATGACCTCTAGTGCAATATTGGGGGAAGAGTAGGCAACGGTTGGCTGTGTGGCGAACTGGAAATAACCGTAAATGAGTCCCATGGTGCTTCCCGCCGCGAGCACCGCCAATAATAGCCACTTCATGCATCTCTCCCCAAACCGGTTGTTTTTGCGAATTAGAAACTGACTATAGTATGCTTGCGGGGAAGATACATATGGGGGAAACCCCTTATTTTTAAGGTAGGGTTTGAATGCCTGACCAGAAATAAAAAAGGCCGCTCCATGGGGGCGGCCTTTTGATTATCTTTGGATGTGCGGCTATTGTGCGGCGGCAGCCTTGGCAGCTTCTTCGGCAGCCTTGGTTGCGGCTTCTGCAGCGGCAGCGGCGGCCTTGGCAGCTTCTGCAGCCTTGGCGGCGAGTTCCTTCAGTTCTTCAGCAGTCAGGGGCCTGGCAGCTTCAACCTGTTCTTCCTTGGCAGGTTCTGCAGTTGCTTCCGCCTGATGGCCCGCTTCATTTGCAGGCTCCTGATGCTCAGGGGCTACGGCTTCCTTGTGGTCTTCAGCAGCGGTTTCTTCGGCATGGCCGCCTGCCATGGCTTCCATGGCGCGGGCGGGGTTGGCTTCAACTTCAGCAAGGATGGCCATGGGCTTGTCTTCCTTCAGCCACTTCACGCGGCCGGTGGCAACGTCGTAAATGGCACCGACCACCTGCACCTTGCCGCTCTTGACCAGTTCGCGCGTGCTGGGGCTGACCATGAACAGGTCATGAACGGACTGCCATACGTTCTGTTCGATGGCCACGGGGATGACGTCTGCACCGTGCTTGCCGGTGTGCTTGATGGATTTTTCCACTGCAGGGGCAATGGGGGCCACCAGGCCGGGGATGTTGCGCTCAAGGGCATGTCCATGGCCTTCAATGGCGTTGGTGACGGCAGTCACGGCACCGCACTGGGTATGGCCGAGTACGACCAGCAGGGGGGTGTTCACATGAGCAAGGCCGTATTCGATGGAACCGGCTTCATCGCCCTGAACCACGTTGCCTGCAACGCGAATCACGAAGATGTCCATGACGCCTGCGTCAAAGATGCGTTCAACGGGCACGCGGGAGTCGGAGCAGCCGAGCACGGTGGCGAATGCATGGTCGCCCTGGCTTTCCATACCTGCCTGTTCAAGACGGAAGTTGTCCGTACGGGGATGCAGGGAATCGCCATTCACGAAACGTTCGTTGCCTTCCTGCAGCAGCTGCAGGGAAAGGGCGGGGGTGCGCTGGTCTTTGGTCTTCAGTTCCGAACCGTCGTCGTCGCCCATGGTCACGAAGAACAGGACAGCGAGGAACAGTGCCGCAATAATAATTATGTTCTTTTTGGAAACGGTGGACATGCGTAACTCCTCTTGAATCGTTTTCACCAGATAGACAATATGGCAACTGTAGCACGAAAACCCGACCGTAACCAGACGGACGGGTTATTATCATGAAGCGTTACGTGATATTATTCACAAGAAAGGACCAGTTAGCAATCACTAATTGGTGAGGGAGGTTGCCCTAGTCCTCTTCGGAAAAGATCTGCCTGTCTGTGCCCAGATAGGATTCCACGGCGTGGTAGAACGTTTCCATGAGGCGCGTGCGGTACTTGTCGCGGTGCATGACCGCGTAGAAGTGGCGGGTGAGCCGCAAGTCTTTCAAGGGCACTCTGAAGAGTTCGCCAAGCTCCAGTTCGCGTTGGATGGCAAAGGGCGAAAGGCAGCTCAGTGTATCCGGGTTCTGCAATACGCGTTTAATGGATACGGTGTGGTGCATTTCCATGACAATGCGCATGTTTTTCATGTGCTCTGCCATGTAATAGTTGAAGGTATCGCGTGATCCGGCGCCGGGTTCGCGCAGAACCCACTTTTTGTTCAGCAGCTCCTCAATGGAATACGGCCCATTCTTGGCGAAAGCCTCGTCGCTTGATACGACGAACAGTTCATCCCGGCACAGGCGGGTGAACTCCAGGTCTGAACTTTCAATATCGGTTTCAATGAGTCCGATGTCTATGCTGCCCTGTTCAAGACCTTCCGCAATGTCATGGGGGTTGGTGAAGACCGTCTCAATGGTGACATTGGGATATCTGTCCTCAAACTCAAACATGATCTGGGGCAGAATGTAGTCCGCAATGGTCGAAGATGCGCCTACCACTAGTACACCGGTCATGTTGTCCCCTTCAAACGTGCGCAGCACTTCGTTGAGGTTGTGCATGGCCGGTTCAAGGTTTCGCAGAAACGTGCGTCCATGGGGGTTCAGCGCCAGCCTACGGTTCAGGCGGTCGAAAAGCTGCACCCCGAGGTCCTGTTCAAGGCCTTTGAGTGCAACGGAAACAGCTGACTGGGTCAGGAAGCTTTCTTTGGCTACCTGTGAAATATTGGGATTTTTCGCAAGGGAGATGAATAGCTCCAGCTGGCGAAGGTTCATAAAGCCTCCGGCTCGGTTGTCTTCAGGGTTGTATCTATGGGCATATAAAACAAATTAATGAAGACGACAACGGGTAATGAATTTTGTGAATATAGTAACGAGATCGGGAAGCAAAAGCAGGACGCCGTTACGGGCAAGCGTAACGGCGTCCGGAAAGAAGGGAGGAGTTGTGACCCCTTCTGTGTGGCAGGAAAGACTAGTTGTGCATGAAGTAGTTGAAGAAGCCCTTGGAACGCTTTTCAGCAGTTTCCTGCTTGTATTCCTTGTACAGGAAGGCGATGCCGAGAAGAGCGGTTGCAAACACTACAGCACCAAAAACGAAACGCTGACCGAAGTCGTAGCTGCCGACGGCGAGATCCTGAACGGTGAAGGTGATGATCATCAGCAGCGGAATCAAAGCAAAAGACATGGTTCTTTCTCCAAAGAGTGTATGTTTTTTTCGGCGCAGCCTGCGGAGCAGGGGGCACTACGCCTTAATTTGAAAGCATATTGAATGCGGAATTGTTCAGCTACCGTATTGCTGCTTGTATCATTAAGAGTAACTTGCAGTTTACGGAGTGTTATTACTCGTGGTCAGATCTTCTTTCGAGATATTGTGAAATAATGATCAAGTTTCGAGTCTTTTGCATGTCGTATTGTGGACGTGCAGGGCAAGGAGTCTGTAGCGGCACTTCGTGAAATAAGGCACATTGCGAATTGTTCATGCAATGCGTTGGCCTTCACGAAAACATGTCGATAGCCAAGAAACAGGATATCGAGCGAAGAGTAACAGCACAACACGGTGCTGATGCATGCAGTCATTGCGTGAGATCAAAATACGCATGTTTAAGAATTGCGCAAACGAAAAAAATTTATGTCGATAAGAAGAAAAATTGATTAACTGACCAGTTCCCGGAAGGCGCGGGGGGAGGTGCTCGTGCGATCCGGAGCAGAGTCTGGCGTTGCTTTGTCTTGATTTTATTGACTGAATGCCCAGTTTGCGGAGTTTCCGAGCCGGTGGAGTATGAAAGCGGGAGGCCCGAATCGTTGCTCAGTCTGAACATGAGGTGAGGGAGGCTGGCCGGAAGGCGGTTGAACGCTTGACGCTTTTCCCCCTTGAGTCTAGTTTGGCGCAGCCTGAAAGGGGTGGCTTTGCGCTGGCTCCGCCTTCACGCAATCCCCTGCATCTCTGTAGATGTCGTATGCGGTTGCGAAAGGCTTTCAGGTTCAAATTTTGAACTATCCTGCAAATATTGATTGGGGGCACTATGTCCATAGAAGATGAAATTCTGGATCTGCGTGATGATCTTGCCGATGCCGTCATAGAAGCGTTGCTCGAGTCGGGGTATCGGGATCTGAAGGCGGAAGGGTATGAAGACTTTCCCATTCCCGCCCCGGTCGGCGGGCATATTCCGGACATCACCGCAAAGAACAAGAAGGGTATCACCTTCATATTTGAAGTGGTGACCAAGGAATTCTTTGCCGAGCAGGAAGTGGCGGACCGTATCAAGGCCTTTGCCGAATTCGGGAACGAGAAAGACGCCCAGTTTGTGGTTATTGTTCCCGAAGGTGAAGAAGGATTTGCCAGCGCGTTCATCGAGGATCTCGAAATCTCCGAAGACAGCGTGGAAATCTGGGAAGCCTGATAACATTCCCCATTTCATTCTTTCAGCACACGGCGTTGCAGCCGTGTGCCTTTTCTGTTGCAGTTGACGATCAGGAGTCTCAGGTACATGCCTACACGTATTGGAATTAACGGGTTTGGGCGCATTGGGCGTTATCTGGCCCGCCTGCTGGGAGATCCTGCCCTTGCCGGAACAGCAGGGGAAGGCTCTCTGCGCCTGACGACGGTCAACGACATCATGTCGATTGAAGAGGCTCGTCACCTGCTCCAGTACGATTCGGTGCACCGTCGATTCGATGGTGTTCAGCCCTGTGATGGTGGATTCCTGCTCAACGGGCAGCCGGTTCGTTATACCTCGGTCCAGCCTGCGGGGTGGAACTGGGAAGACGTGGATATTCTGGTGGAGGCCGCAGGCCCCTTTGCCGACAGAACCAGCACCGAGAAGCATCTTGCCGCAGGGGCAAAGCGTGTCGTGGTGGCCTGTCCGGCTCCGGATGCGGACATTACGGTTATTCCCGGAGTGAATGAAAAGGCTCTCGGGCTGGAGCACCGTATCGTGTCCTGCGCTTCCTGCACCACCAATTGTCTGGCGCTTCCCGTTCAGCACATCCAGCGGGAATTCGGCATCCGTAACGGGCACATGACGACCATTCATCCCTATACATTCCGTCAGCGTTTGCTGGACGGAACTCATTCCGACTGGCGCAGGGCAAGAGCCTGCGGGATGAACATGCTGCCGACGGCTGTAGGGGCCACGTGCACCGTGGCCAAGGTGCTTCCGGAGCTTGAGGGAAAACTGCAGGGGCTTGCCTTCCGTGTTCCCACGGCCAGCGTTTCGTTGATTGATCTTGTCTGCGAGCTTGAACGTCCGGTTACCGTCAGCGAGGTGAACGACCTGCTGCGCGGCCATGCTGACGAGCATATGGGCTACACGGAAGAGCCGCTGGTCTCGGTGGACTACACCGGCTGCACGTACGGCAGTGTCGTGGATGGCGCTCTCACTTCAGTCATGGACGGCACCATGCTGCGCATCGTGGCGTGGTACGACAACGAGGCCAGTTTTACGAACCAGCTGTTACGGCTGGTGCATCACGTTCGCAAGGTTGCCGGGCTGTAAGTTACGCCCCCGTGGCGTTACGGATGGCGTGAAGAAAGCGTGAGCGCAGAGCGTCGCTCATCAGTGCCTTCTTCACGGGAGAAAGCTTCAGGAATCCTCCCGCCAGTCCCCGCATGAATTCCTGTGTGCGGCTGTTGGGATTGTCGAAGATGAGATTCTGGAACGTGCCGCGTTCCAGACATTGCAGAATGACGCGTTCAAAGGTGTCTTCCGGATGGAAGACCTTTTGGGCGCGTTTTTTCAGTTGCAGCGCTTTCTGTTTGCATTTGAGGGCGCAGACGCCACAGCCCAGACAGATGGAGGTATCCACTACCGCCGTGCGAAGCTTGCGTGGTTTGCCGCCGGTTCCGAGGTCTCCCGTCAGTTCTTCACGGATATGTATGGCGTCAATGGGGCAGGCCTTGGCACACAGGCCGCAGCCGTTGCATCCTGATTTCTCGCACTCTGCAATAAAGCTTGAAGAGACCAGCACCCCCGCATAGCCGGATTGCTTGATGCCGTGCATGAGGTTGCAGCAGCAGCCGCAGCAATGGCAGATGAAGCCTGCTCCTTGGCGGACGTTGTCCGTGGAAAGGGTGAACCCCATGTCGCGGGAGCGGGCCAGAATATCCACCATCTCGGCCTTGTCGATACGGCGGGCAAAGTTGTTGCGAATGAGGAATTCCGCTCCATCTCCC is drawn from Desulfovibrio mangrovi and contains these coding sequences:
- a CDS encoding YcaO-like family protein yields the protein MPNSQIMRYSFTLTDTKGTVGYVACNPSDPISFDDALAYQEAHPYDEFMHKYLLEQTKEFDTARIEKLLDIALEDGSIVRPVLAALLLESCLLHPAHGSLLNRFPENALAELRNHTPLIYLKWWMQDDREAHKLWSAKFKSNMQDHRILPLPEDMDDFDLPMLFNKEEQPKTVSVAEMREKLAAESYGAPWQRPAPEQTAMLALERLVEYGFVADVEMRHIASLSPIALLRRWHLDIAVECGRHNLTLQGIATSYGRGLSLADTRAGYSMEMVERGSSFASIGPSSVLETARNHPIMVARLSELTAKGVTAMDPNSVPLEVPYQDEPLHWMQGHTPGAHGPEPIMVPVQMVYMFCNLDEIALFSAQGSTGLASGNIIEEAKVAALTEIIERDAEATKPFIKADCFRLVSEDEKVKMLLADYEARGVHVMLQDITTEFGIPCYKAFVMTRKGEVIRGTGAGLNGQRAVISALTETPYPYPQGPQSAPPLRDLPIRRHDELPDFSMEDPIRNLQLMERTLIANNRRPVYVELQRKDLQFPVVKAFIPGLELTADFDTFSRISQRLFANYLHQYA
- a CDS encoding carbonic anhydrase, yielding MSTVSKKNIIIIAALFLAVLFFVTMGDDDGSELKTKDQRTPALSLQLLQEGNERFVNGDSLHPRTDNFRLEQAGMESQGDHAFATVLGCSDSRVPVERIFDAGVMDIFVIRVAGNVVQGDEAGSIEYGLAHVNTPLLVVLGHTQCGAVTAVTNAIEGHGHALERNIPGLVAPIAPAVEKSIKHTGKHGADVIPVAIEQNVWQSVHDLFMVSPSTRELVKSGKVQVVGAIYDVATGRVKWLKEDKPMAILAEVEANPARAMEAMAGGHAEETAAEDHKEAVAPEHQEPANEAGHQAEATAEPAKEEQVEAARPLTAEELKELAAKAAEAAKAAAAAAEAATKAAEEAAKAAAAQ
- a CDS encoding LysR substrate-binding domain-containing protein, which encodes MNLRQLELFISLAKNPNISQVAKESFLTQSAVSVALKGLEQDLGVQLFDRLNRRLALNPHGRTFLRNLEPAMHNLNEVLRTFEGDNMTGVLVVGASSTIADYILPQIMFEFEDRYPNVTIETVFTNPHDIAEGLEQGSIDIGLIETDIESSDLEFTRLCRDELFVVSSDEAFAKNGPYSIEELLNKKWVLREPGAGSRDTFNYYMAEHMKNMRIVMEMHHTVSIKRVLQNPDTLSCLSPFAIQRELELGELFRVPLKDLRLTRHFYAVMHRDKYRTRLMETFYHAVESYLGTDRQIFSEED
- a CDS encoding type I glyceraldehyde-3-phosphate dehydrogenase, yielding MPTRIGINGFGRIGRYLARLLGDPALAGTAGEGSLRLTTVNDIMSIEEARHLLQYDSVHRRFDGVQPCDGGFLLNGQPVRYTSVQPAGWNWEDVDILVEAAGPFADRTSTEKHLAAGAKRVVVACPAPDADITVIPGVNEKALGLEHRIVSCASCTTNCLALPVQHIQREFGIRNGHMTTIHPYTFRQRLLDGTHSDWRRARACGMNMLPTAVGATCTVAKVLPELEGKLQGLAFRVPTASVSLIDLVCELERPVTVSEVNDLLRGHADEHMGYTEEPLVSVDYTGCTYGSVVDGALTSVMDGTMLRIVAWYDNEASFTNQLLRLVHHVRKVAGL
- a CDS encoding ATP-binding protein, encoding MGHIAAKDVYRKLGEKIDQTSVRTPWTPAFRDLLCSLYTPEDAELIIRMPYRPSTLERVSQITGLPAASLRPRLESLCSKGLVCDIWENEQYLYMISPFVIGFFEFTMMRTKGELSPKLWAELFQRYMFGDRDFLDANFGDGQIISVMRALPYEETVADTDHVEILDYEKASALVAENSIFAVGLCSCRHEKHHLGTQGCDVTLETCTSMGDGAEFLIRNNFARRIDKAEMVDILARSRDMGFTLSTDNVRQGAGFICHCCGCCCNLMHGIKQSGYAGVLVSSSFIAECEKSGCNGCGLCAKACPIDAIHIREELTGDLGTGGKPRKLRTAVVDTSICLGCGVCALKCKQKALQLKKRAQKVFHPEDTFERVILQCLERGTFQNLIFDNPNSRTQEFMRGLAGGFLKLSPVKKALMSDALRSRFLHAIRNATGA